The Gavia stellata isolate bGavSte3 chromosome 26, bGavSte3.hap2, whole genome shotgun sequence genome has a window encoding:
- the LOC104261562 gene encoding TLC domain-containing protein 5, producing the protein MVSVVLEVSCSLVAWLFLYVCFCYWNKHRSYEWSCRWVTLLHGVIVTCLSGYVALLDGPWPLTHAGSPNTPLQIHVLSLTLGYFIFDLGWCLYFQTEGDLMLFHHVLSICGMIMVLGLGKSATEVNAVVFVSEITNPLLQTRWFLREMGCYHTFLGEVVDFFFVFLFLVLRIGGGALIMYAMMTSPDPSWLLKAGGLAMYVVSLGFMVEICHFVRRKMLKKYCSWTTLRSTNAPVKSNGHLTAH; encoded by the exons ATGGTTTCCGTCGTTCTCGAGGTGAGCTGCAGCCTTGTTGCCTGGTTGTTTCTGTACGTCTGCTTCTGCTACTGGAACAAGCACCGTTCCTACGAGTGGAGCTGCCGCTGGGTCACCCTGCTGCATGGGGTGATTGTCACCTGCCTCTCGGGTTACGTTGCTCTCTTGGATGGCCCCTGGCCTCTGACCCACGCAG gttcACCAAACACACCTCTTCAGATCCATGTGCTGTCCCTGACCTTGGGTTACTTTATATTTGACCTGGGCTGGTGCCTATATTTCCAGACAGAGGGGGACCTAATGCTGTTCCATCACGTGCTGAGCATCTGTGGCATGATCATGGTGCTGGGACTTGGGAAGTCTGCTACAGAAGTCAATGCTGTTGTATTTGTTAGCGAGATCACCAACCCACTGCTCCAGACCCGCTGGTTTCTGCGGGAGATGGGGTGTTACCACACTTTCCTGGGAGAGGTGGTGgatttcttctttgtgttcCTCTTCCTGGTGCTGCGAATCGGGGGAGGAGCTTTGATCATGTATGCGATGATGACATCCCCTGATCCCAGCTGGCTCCTCAAGGCTGGAGGCCTGGCCATGTACGTTGTATCTTTGGGGTTCATGGTTGAAATCTGCCACTTCGTCAGGAGGAAGATGttgaaaaaatactgttccTGGACAACCCTGAGGAGTACAAATGCACCTGTGAAAAGTAATGGGCACTTGACAGCTCATTAA
- the TLCD5 gene encoding TLC domain-containing protein 5 isoform X1 codes for MLFSLPLRIACSLLAWFSLYAWFCHRYKHRNYEWSCRLVTLTHGILATCLSAYIGFIDGPWPLSNPGSPNTTLQVHGLCLSLGYFLFDLCWCVYFQTEGALMLAHHLVSILGITASLALGESAAEVNAVIFGSEITNPLLQARWFLKEVGCYHSFTGDVVDFFFVVLFTGVRIGVGAWLMYCELASPKPRWYIKLGGVIMYAVSWVFMVSICRFARRKSMKKYHAWRSWRSDELYLKTNGHLKNH; via the exons ATGCTGTTCTCCCTGCCTCTGCGAATAGCCTGCAGCCTGCTTGCCTGGTTCTCTCTCTACGCTTGGTTCTGCCATCGCTACAAGCACCGGAATTATGAATGGAGCTGCAGGCTGGTCACGCTGACCCATGGCATCCTTGCTACCTGTCTCTCTGCTTACATTGGCTTTATTGATGGTCCCTGGCCTTTGAGTAACCCAG GATCACCAAACACAACTCTTCAGGTACATGGGCTGTGCCTTAGCTTGGGCTACTTCCTCTTCGACCTTTGTTGGTGTGTGTACTTCCAGACAGAGGGTGCCCTGATGCTGGCCCACCATCTGGTGAGCATCCTGGGCATCACAGCGTCATTGGCACTTGGGGAGTCAGCTGCGGAGGTCAATGCCGTCATCTTTGGTAGTGAGATCACTAACCCACTGCTGCAGGCCCGCTGGTTCCTGAAGGAGGTGGGATGTTACCACAGTTTCACGGGTGATGTGGTGGATTTCTTCTTTGTGGTCCTCTTCACTGGGGTGCGGATTGGAGTGGGGGCCTGGCTGATGTACTGTGAGCTTGCTTCTCCCAAACCCAGGTGGTACATTAAGCTGGGTGGCGTCATCATGTACGCTGTCTCCTGGGTTTTCATGGTGAGCATCTGTCGCTTCGCTAGGAGGAAGAGCATGAAGAAGTACCACGCTTGGAGGAGTTGGAGGAGTGATGAGTTATACTTGAAAACTAATGGACATCTGAAAAACCACTGA
- the TLCD5 gene encoding TLC domain-containing protein 5 isoform X2, protein MLFSLPLRIACSLLAWFSLYAWFCHRYKHRNYEWSCRLVTLTHGILATCLSAYIGFIDGPWPLSNPGSPNTTLQVHGLCLSLGYFLFDLCCICRFARRKSMKKYHAWRSWRSDELYLKTNGHLKNH, encoded by the exons ATGCTGTTCTCCCTGCCTCTGCGAATAGCCTGCAGCCTGCTTGCCTGGTTCTCTCTCTACGCTTGGTTCTGCCATCGCTACAAGCACCGGAATTATGAATGGAGCTGCAGGCTGGTCACGCTGACCCATGGCATCCTTGCTACCTGTCTCTCTGCTTACATTGGCTTTATTGATGGTCCCTGGCCTTTGAGTAACCCAG GATCACCAAACACAACTCTTCAGGTACATGGGCTGTGCCTTAGCTTGGGCTACTTCCTCTTCGACCTTTGTTG CATCTGTCGCTTCGCTAGGAGGAAGAGCATGAAGAAGTACCACGCTTGGAGGAGTTGGAGGAGTGATGAGTTATACTTGAAAACTAATGGACATCTGAAAAACCACTGA